One stretch of Emys orbicularis isolate rEmyOrb1 chromosome 5, rEmyOrb1.hap1, whole genome shotgun sequence DNA includes these proteins:
- the FAM47E gene encoding protein FAM47E → MEWYKEKLPSKSFRERSNKAKFSDSLNSQRWRFLKSGLDDFRSGVPAPSDNIIICGTKGLLPIVLPNNASQQKARKTFTRQSGLSPLQKARWDHIAQTEHCLSQHPLALYPHLEESIPPELFEEVVTILDPEMCLHSKAGYKDRDQASHTPQQELFQLEDGKSKEISPRPSALLKQSKGKSPYTLFSKKEVAAREKAARRRYVPPLDENVKQVTKEFCDWVASWGGEHYNLDEDTIMRLFDTGFETKPTLTMPVEVVEINNVPPELRTRLGVSSSLKAIKNPPKVSRPGKTKQAAPPKWEKIRYGAWYLDPKTWRKQKVNEPLEDPKAAADAIQNVRKRFSEKEAEVTQLHGTHAFKEFLERKGYRKPEGDHIKK, encoded by the exons atggaatg GTACAAGGAGAAATTGCCTTCTAAGAGCTTTCGAGAGCGCAGCAACAAAGCGAAGTTCTCAGATTCTCTTAACAGCCAGCGCTGGAGATTCTTGAAAAGTGGCCTGGATGATTTCAGAAGTGGTGTCCCTGCTCCATCTGACAACATCATAATCTGTGGCACAAAGGGGCTTTTACCGATTGTTCTACCTAATAATGCATCCCAGCAGAAGGCAAGGAAAACGTTTACAAGACAGTCCGGGCTCAGTCCTTTGCAGAAAGCCAGGTGGGATCACATTGCACAGACAGAACACTGCCTGAGCCAACACCCCCTTGCGCTCTACCCTCATCTGGAAGAAAGCATCCCTCCAGAG CTTTTCGAAGAGGTTGTGACCATCCTGGACCCGGAGATGTGCTTGCATAGTAAAGCTGGATACAAGGATCGTGACCAAGCGAGCCACACCCCTCAGCAAGAGCTGTTTCAGCTGGAGGATGGGAAAAGTAAAGAAATAAGCCCCAGGCCCTCAGCACT CCTCAAGCAGTCTAAAGGCAAGAGTCCATACACATTGTTTTCCAAGAAAGAGGTAGCAGCAAGAGAGAAGGCAGCCAGACGGAGGTACGTTCCTCCCCTTGATGAGAACGTAAAGCAAGTGACTAAGGAGTTTTGTGACTGGGTTGCTTCTTGG GGAGGAGAACATTATAACCTCGATGAAGATACCATCATGAGGCTGTTTGATACCGGTTTTGAAACCAAGCCCACGCTGACTATGCCTGTGGAAGTGGTGGAGATAAACAATGTGCCACCGGAGCTGAGAACGCGTCTGGGGGTTTCATCCTCCCTGAAAGCTATAAAGAATCCTCCTAAGGTAAGCAGGCCAGGGAAAACTAAACAAGCTGCACCT CCCAAATGGGAGAAGATCAGGTATGGAGCCTGGTACCTTGACCCAAAAACGTGGAGAAAACAGAAAGTAAATGAGCCTTTAGAGGATCCAAAAGCAGCAGCTGATGCCATTCAGAATGTAAGGAAGCGGTTTAGTGAAAAG GAGGCAGAGGTCACGCAGCTCCATGGAACACATGCTTTTAAGGAATTCCTCGAAAGGAAGGGCTACCGGAAGCCTGAG GGTGATCACATTAAGAAGTAA
- the STBD1 gene encoding starch-binding domain-containing protein 1, whose protein sequence is MAQGDSPLPAPRLDAASPAQPAGEPLVGLWPALLVGLVAALLAWLWYGRGGEEPPAGPETRSSSKAACQEPPAGAEHCGAAPPATEPLLENSECTLLETTASVLSSPPEPVESLATTPREEHVPSLSDGVSGESPEMELLVKEPATPLMNYHEYLSNETLGSSTVESELLKGQESEARCGDTLAEASPSSDMHEDKSEEQSGQTLEYHDLVDHEEWEVVPEDSAWGDASKNSSADDSDTSMGQGNKELEQVDFLEADSKAKRVAAVPPMPQNIHVNFRVHYITHIDAQLIAVTGDHESLGHWHNYVPLKCDKDGFWSDTVILPADSKIEWKFILVENGKVTRWEECNNRTLMTEHEDRTAHQWWGYH, encoded by the exons ATGGCGCAAGGCGACTCCCCGCTGCCGGCCCCGCGGCTAGACGCGGCCTCCCCGGCGCAGCCCGCGGGCGAGCCGCTGGTGGGGCTGTGGCCGGCGCTGCTGGTGGGGCTGGTGGCCGCGCTCCTGGCCTGGCTCTGGTACGGCCGGGGCGGGGAGGAGCCGCCCGCGGGCCCCGAGACGCGGAGCAGTAGCAAGGCCGCCTGCCAGGAGCCGCCCGCGGGCGCCGAGCACTGCGGAGCTGCGCCACCAGCAACAG AGCCTCTCCTGGAAAACAGTGAGTGTACCCTGTTGGAAACCACTGCCAGCGTCCTGTCCAGCCCTCCAGAGCCAGTAGAGAGTCTGGCAACTACCCCAAGAGAAGAACATGTCCCATCTCTAAGTGATGGTGTTTCTGGAGAATCTCCTGAAATGGAGTTACTGGTCAAAGAACCTGCCACACCGCTAATGAATTACCATGAATACTTAAGCAATGAAACCCTTGGTTCCTCTACAGTGGAGTCAGAACTATTAAAGGGACAGGAGAGTGAGGCACGGTGTGGGGACACTTTGGCAGAAGCATCTCCTTCTAGTGACATGCATGAGGACAAAAGTGAAGAACAATCAGGTCAGACACTTGAGTATCACGACTTGGTTGATCATGAGGAATGGGAAGTTGTTCCTGAAGACTCAGCCTGGGGAGATGCTAGTAAAAACAGTAGTGCAGATGACTCCGACACCAGTATGGGCCAAGGCAACAAGGAATTGGAACAAGTAGACTTCCTTGAGGCTGATTCAAAAGCAAAGAGGGTTGCCGCTGTGCCCCCAATGCCTCAGAATATCCACGTGAACTTCCGTGTGCACTACATCACTCACATCGATGCTCAGCTGATTGCTGTCACTGGTGACCATGAGAGTCTTGGTCATTGGCACAACTATGTACCACTCAAGTGTGACAAGGATGGGTTCTGGTCTGATACTGTTATCTTACCAGCAGATTCCAAAATAGAGTGGAAGTTCATTTTGGTGGAGAATGGGAAGGTCACACGTTGGGAAGAATGTAACAACAGAACCTTAATGACGGAACATGAAGATAGAACGGCCCATCAGTGGTGGGGATATCATTAA